TCCTCGTACCCGGTGGTCCCGTTGATCTGCCCGGCGAAGTAGAGCCCGGGAATCGCCCGCACCTGCAATGACGGGTCGAGCTGTGTGGGCGGGAAATAGTCGTACTCGATGGCGTAACCCGCCCGCGTCATCCGGACGTCGCGAAGGCCAGCCACCGAACGCAGCACCTCGAGCTGCACCTCGGCAGGCAACGAGGTCGACATCCCGTTCACGTACAACTCGGCGGTGTCGTGCCCCTCGGGCTCAAGGAAGATCTGGTGGCGTTCGGCAGCCGGGAACTTCACGATCTTGTCCTCGACCGAAGGACAGTACCGCGGTCCCATCGCCCCAATCGCGCCGCCGTACATCGCCGACTTGCCGATGTTGTTGGCGATGATCTCCTTCCCCTCACTCTCAAGGAAGGTGATCCAGCAGTTTAGTTGCTCTGGATGACGGCTGTCGCCATTCTGGCGCCTAGGAGTCGCCCAGAAGTGTGACCAGGAGTAGTCGAAGGCTTCGACCTCGGAGTGCTGTTCCTCGAGGGCGGAGTAGTCCACCGACCGGCCGTCGATGCGCGGAGGGGTGCCCGTCTTGAACCGTGCGACGGTGAGCCCGGCCGTCTCCAACTGCTCGGCAAGGTGCGTTGACGAGTTCTCCCCCGCCCGTCCGCCGGCGATGCGCGTTTCCGTCCCGATGTGGATCCGGCCGCGGAGGAAGGTGCCTGTGGTGATGACCACGGCCTTTGCACCGAACTGTCGGCCTTCCAGGGTGGCGACGCCGTGGAGTTCTGCGCCGTCGATCAGGAGGCTGGCGACCGTTCCCTGGATCGTGTGGAGCCCTTGCTGTTCCTCGATCAGCGTCCGGGCGGCGCGGCGATACAGCCCGCGGTCGCACTGGGCTCGTGGGGCCCAGACCGCGGCGCCCTTGCTCCGGTTCAGCATTCGAAACTGGATCATCGCCAGGTCAGTCGCGCGGCCCATGATCCCACCCATGGCATCGACCTCTCGCACGACCGTTCCCTTGGCCACACCGCCGATGGCCGGATTGCACGACATCTGGCCGATGGTCTCGAGGGCGCTCGTGATCAGCCCCACTCGGCAGCCCAGTCGGGCGGCGGCGACGGCGGCCTCCGTGCCGGCGTGGCCGGCCCCGACCACAATGACGTCGAAATCCTGCTCGGTACGCATGGGGCGAAAGCTACTGCGATCGGTCGCTCCGCTCGCGGGCGGGTCGGGTTAGACTCCCCCCCATGCCGCTTCCTCTTGCCGCCGAGTATCCGTCCCTCGTCATTCGCCGCGAGGCGTTTGAACGCACTGGCCTGAACCGGACCGCGTTCGATGAACGCCCTGGGCTGACGGATGAGGAGTTCCGCGTCGAAGGGGCCTGATTGTCATCGGACCTATCCATGAAACCGATGCCCCGCCCCAGGTCATAGAGGAACTGGAGCGGGCGGGGCTCACCTACTTCGACGACTTCTTCGACCTTTCGGGGAACTGGCCGGCCTGGCTGCGGCTCTTCGCCATGGGTTCATAGGTCACCGGATCGACGTCGGTTGTCAGCGGCCCGCGTCGCAACAACCCTACCCATCCGCAGCGCAAGCACCAGCTCTTGCGGAACCACGGCAGCCAGTGGTCGTGTAGGCGCGAGGCCACGCGCACCGTGGGCGCGTCACAGTCGATGCACCGATCTCCCTGTGGCAGCAACACCAGGAACACGAAGGTGGCCGCGATGACGCGGAGGACGAAGAGTCCCCCAATGACCGCGACGAATATGGTGGCTTCGGTCATGGGTCAGTGGGCAGACGGCAGACGGCAGACGGCAGGAAGCCGCGTGAAGCGTGCCTTGTAGCTTACCGCGTCTCCAGCACCATGGACAGGTCGTTGTTCAGCTGTGACACGCCGAACTCGATGGCGCGTCGCTCGCAATAAGACGATGTCCGCCACGGTACCGCGCCCTCCACGAAGCCGACGTGTCCTCCGACATCAACGAACTCCGTGACCAGCGCCGAATTGCGTCGGGCAATTCCTCGACGTCGTATAGCAGGTCCGGGGGATGAAATGGATCGTCGTGCGACGACAACAGGAGCGTCGGGACGCGAACGCCTCCCAGGAAGTTGATGGCGCTGCTCTGACGGTAGTAATCGGCGGCGTCGGCGAAGCCATGCACCACGCTCGTGTAGGCATCGTCAAACGACCACATCGAGTTGGAACGGCGGATCGCCTCCGGATCTGCCAGGCCGGGAACTGCGCGACCTTGGCGAGGGCCTTTGGACGGAGCGTCTTGAGAAACCAGTTGGTGTAAAACGACGTGGGTGTCGAGGTGCTGGCAGGATCGTGCCAGGTCAAACGGCACGCTAATGGCCGTGGCGGCGGTGATAACCCCTTCGAGCGCCTCGCCCTGTTCGCCGAGGTACTTGAGGAGCACGTTCCCGCCCAGCGAGACGCCGGCCACGATGAGCGGCGCGTCGGGCCGCCCGTTCTTCAATCGCTCGACAACCATCGCCACGTCCGTGGTCTCGCCGCTGTGGTAGGAGCGTGCCTGGCGATTGGGTTCGCCGCTGCATCCGCGGAAGTACAGGGAGATTGACTCCCAACCCCGCGCCGCCGCCAACTTCAGGATCGGGAGGATGTAGTGCGAGCGGAGACTACCTCCAATCCATGCAGCAGGAGGAAGGTCGGGGCGTCGGGTGAGGACGCGTCCATCCGCTGGATATCGAGAAAGTCGTCGTCCGGGGTGATCCAGCGCTCACGCCGAAGAGGCAGTGCTGGAAGGCGCCGGGCCAACCGACCCCAGATCGTCTGGAGGTGCGGATTGACCAGCCACGGGGCAGGACGGTACGGGCGATGGCGCGGGGGGTGCATAGGGTGATTACAATGACAGCTCGCGAGGATTCGGGAACCACCCGGCGCCGAGTTTTCAGCGCGAAAGCGCAGCCTTCCTTATGGAAGTCCAGATCTTCGAACGAAGAAAAGCGCAGAAACCTGGAAGGCCCTTCGCTTCTTCAGTGAGCGACGGGTGAAAACGCATTTCGTCGACCTGAACGAGCGGGCCGCCGCTCTGGGCGAGTTGCGGCGGTTCGCCCAGAAGTTCGGGGTGACCGCGCTGATCGACCGGGATTCCCGGCGCTTCCAGGATCTGGGCCTTGGGCAGGCCCGCTACGGCGACGATCGGTGGCTGGAAAAGCTGGTCGAGGAGCCGCTCATGCTAAAAACCCCACTCGTACGTTTCCAGCACCAGTTGACCCTTGGGGTGGACGAGGCGGTATGGAAGGGTTGGGTGGGGCGCTGATGCACGCGAGGCACCACGGGTGACGCAGCTCTCGCTGTCCGGGGTCGGCGTTCAATACGGCGCGACGACCATCCTCTCAGGCGTCACCTGCACCATTGGGGCAGGGGAGCGCTGGGGCTGATCGGGCGCAATGGGTCGGGGAAGACCTCCCTCTTCCGGTTGATCACCGGCGCTCAGGCGCCGAGCGTTGGGTCGATCGCGCGGACCCCCGGGCTCCGGTACGCGGTGCTGGACCAGCATCGCGAGTTCCCTGGCGCGACCACGATCTGGGAGGCGGTCGCCGAGGCGTTCCGCTCGCTCATCGACCTGGAGCTGGACCTCGCCCTGCAGGCCAACGCCCTGGCCGAGGCGGGCGCCCACGCCACGAAGGCGCAGCTCGACCGGTACTCGCGCGACCTGGAGCGGTTCGAGCGCGACGGGGGATACACCTACACATCGACAGTAGACGCCGTCCTCGAAGGGTTGGGTTTCAGCGCGGCGGCCGCGCACGACACCGCTGGTGCACCTCAGTGGCGGTGAACGTGGCCGGGTGGCGCTGGCCCGTCAGCTGGCCATCCCCGCCGACGTGCTTCTCCCTCGACGAACCGACGAACCACCTGGACCTCGAGACGACGGCCTGGCTGGAGGAGTTCCTGCGCACCTCACGCGAGACGCAGCTGATCATCTCACACGACCGGGCCTTCCTCGATCGCGTGGTCGACCATGTGCTGCACCTGGAGGACCTCAGCGCCCAGGCGTACACCGGTGGTTATGCGGCGTTTGTCCAGCAACGCGGCGAGCGACGCCTGTCGCAGCAACGCGCATTCGACAAGCAGAGCAAGTCGATTGCGCGCGAGGAGGACTACATCCGGCGCAACATTGCCGGGCAGAACACCAAGCAGGCCCAAGGGCGACGCAAGCGCCTCTCCTGGCTCCCGCGCCTCACGCCACCCCCAGACGATGCGTCGGCCATGTCCGTGCGCTTTCGAGCCCAGCGCCCGAGGCGGGGACCAGGTGGTGGCCTTCGAGCGCGCGAGCGTGTCGATCGGTGACCGCGTGCTGCTCAAGCCCTTCACCAACTGGGTGCGGCGCGGCGACGTAGTCGGCCTCATTGGTCCCAACGGGACGGGCAAGACGACGTTGCTGCGCACGATCGTTGGGGTGCGGCCGCCCACACACGGCGAGATACGTGTTGGCGGGGCGATCCAGCCGTCGATCTACACCCAGGACTTTGCCAACGTCCCGCGCGACCGCTCCATCTACGACGTGATCGGGGCGTTGCGCCCCATGTGGGAGCGCGGTGCCATCCAGGGGCACCTCGGTCGCGTGCAGTTCTCCGGCGACGAGGTCAAGCGCTCCACCTCATCGCTCTCGGGTGGTGAGCTGGCGCGGGTGGCACTCGCGATGATGATGCTCGACGGGGCCAACTTCCTGATCTTCGACGAGCCGACGAACCACCTGGACGTCGAGTCGATCGAGGAACTGGAAGACGCGATCGAGTCATATGAAGGCACTGTCCTCCTGGTTTCGCACGACCGGGAGTTGCTTCGCAAGCTCGTGACGCGGGTCTGGGAGCTGCGCGACGGCGAGATGCGGGTGTTTGATGGAGACTTCGTCGAGTGGGAGGACTTTCGCGCGCGGGAGCAGGCCACCGCTGCGAAGCGGGCGTCGGACGTGGCCGCTGCCGAGCGCGAACGCGAGAAGGACCAGGCTCGGCTGCGTGCGCGCGACGCGCAGAAGACGAAGTCCTCCGGTCGCGATGCCCGCCGCGACCTGGAACGTGCGGAGGCTCGGGCGGCCGAGCTGGACGCCGAAGTGGCTCGGCTGACCGCGCTGTTGGCCGATCCCGGGACGTACGAAGGCCCGGACGGACGGGCGCGGGCGGAGCAGCTGAACCGCGAACTCAAGGGCGCCACCGCGAAGCTCGCGGAGGCGATGACGGCCTGGGAAGCGGCGATGGAGGCCGCTGGGGGTTAACAGCCCGGTTACTTTCCTGCACAGATGCGCAACCCGTCGA
This DNA window, taken from Gemmatimonadota bacterium, encodes the following:
- a CDS encoding ABC-F family ATP-binding cassette domain-containing protein codes for the protein MAFERASVSIGDRVLLKPFTNWVRRGDVVGLIGPNGTGKTTLLRTIVGVRPPTHGEIRVGGAIQPSIYTQDFANVPRDRSIYDVIGALRPMWERGAIQGHLGRVQFSGDEVKRSTSSLSGGELARVALAMMMLDGANFLIFDEPTNHLDVESIEELEDAIESYEGTVLLVSHDRELLRKLVTRVWELRDGEMRVFDGDFVEWEDFRAREQATAAKRASDVAAAEREREKDQARLRARDAQKTKSSGRDARRDLERAEARAAELDAEVARLTALLADPGTYEGPDGRARAEQLNRELKGATAKLAEAMTAWEAAMEAAGG
- a CDS encoding ABC-F family ATP-binding cassette domain-containing protein, whose amino-acid sequence is MRRDDHPLRRHLHHWGRGALGLIGRNGSGKTSLFRLITGAQAPSVGSIARTPGLRYAVLDQHREFPGATTIWEAVAEAFRSLIDLELDLALQANALAEAGAHATKAQLDRYSRDLERFERDGGYTYTSTVDAVLEGLGFSAAAAHDTAGAPQWR
- a CDS encoding ABC-F family ATP-binding cassette domain-containing protein; translated protein: MAVNVAGWRWPVSWPSPPTCFSLDEPTNHLDLETTAWLEEFLRTSRETQLIISHDRAFLDRVVDHVLHLEDLSAQAYTGGYAAFVQQRGERRLSQQRAFDKQSKSIAREEDYIRRNIAGQNTKQAQGRRKRLSWLPRLTPPPDDASAMSVRFRAQRPRRGPGGGLRARERVDR
- the mnmG gene encoding tRNA uridine-5-carboxymethylaminomethyl(34) synthesis enzyme MnmG; amino-acid sequence: MRTEQDFDVIVVGAGHAGTEAAVAAARLGCRVGLITSALETIGQMSCNPAIGGVAKGTVVREVDAMGGIMGRATDLAMIQFRMLNRSKGAAVWAPRAQCDRGLYRRAARTLIEEQQGLHTIQGTVASLLIDGAELHGVATLEGRQFGAKAVVITTGTFLRGRIHIGTETRIAGGRAGENSSTHLAEQLETAGLTVARFKTGTPPRIDGRSVDYSALEEQHSEVEAFDYSWSHFWATPRRQNGDSRHPEQLNCWITFLESEGKEIIANNIGKSAMYGGAIGAMGPRYCPSVEDKIVKFPAAERHQIFLEPEGHDTAELYVNGMSTSLPAEVQLEVLRSVAGLRDVRMTRAGYAIEYDYFPPTQLDPSLQVRAIPGLYFAGQINGTTGYEEAAGQGLVAGINAGLRAQGRPPFSLGRETSYIGVLVDDLVHRGVDEPYRLFTSRSEFRLTVRQDNAIRRLAPLASDLGMLTQAEQAMAAERMRGEDEALRLADETSIRPDIANPLLASLASSPIPHSVKVVELARRQGVELSALLRASGVGAGLSADAVVSAELQIKYAGYFTRERSAADKLQRMGAFQLEEEVPYEQMRSVSFEARQKLARLRPRTLAQAASVPGVSPSDLQNIVLEVERWRRVARAAGETS
- a CDS encoding arsenate reductase — encoded protein: MREPPGAEFSARKRSLPYGSPDLRTKKSAETWKALRFFSERRVKTHFVDLNERAAALGELRRFAQKFGVTALIDRDSRRFQDLGLGQARYGDDRWLEKLVEEPLMLKTPLVRFQHQLTLGVDEAVWKGWVGR
- a CDS encoding alpha/beta hydrolase: MAAARGWESISLYFRGCSGEPNRQARSYHSGETTDVAMVVERLKNGRPDAPLIVAGVSLGGNVLLKYLGEQGEALEGVITAATAISVPFDLARSCQHLDTHVVLHQLVSQDAPSKGPRQGRAVPGLADPEAIRRSNSMWSFDDAYTSVVHGFADAADYYRQSSAINFLGGVRVPTLLLSSHDDPFHPPDLLYDVEELPDAIRRWSRSSLMSEDTSASWRARYRGGHRLIASDAPSSSACHS